A region of the Massilia sp. erpn genome:
TCGCCAACCTGCCCATCATGGGCGAAGCTGCGCACCAGACCTATCCTAGCGCAACATTGTATGTAGTGGCGACCCCCATCGGCAATGTCACTGACATCAGCCTGCGCGCGCTGCACATCCTGAGTCTGGCCGATGCCGTGGCTTGCGAAGACACGCGCAACACCGCCCAGCTGATGAACCGCTTCGGCATCAGCAAGCCGCTGCTGGCCGCGCACATGCACAACGAAAGGGAGGCGGCGCAGATGCTGATCGCGCGCCTGCAAGCCGGCGAACGCATTGCCCTGGTATCGGACGCCGGCACGCCCGCCGTGTCCGACCCCGGCGCCCGCATCGTCGATGCTGTGCGCGCCGCCGGCCTGAATGTGGTGCCGCTGCCGGGCGCCTCAGCTGCCGTCACCGCCCTCTCGGCCAGTGGCCTGGTCAACGACGAATTCCACTTCGTCGGCTTCCTGCCCTCGAAAGCCAAGCAGCGCGAGAGCGTGCTGCAAAGCCTGGCCGCCGCCAAGCCGATCCTCGTATTCTACGAAGCGCCGCACCGCATTCTTGAATGCGCCGCAGCGCTGAAAGAAGCGTTTGGCCCCGAGCGCCAGGTCGTGTTCGCGCGCGAGCTGACCAAACTGTTCGAAGAAATC
Encoded here:
- the rsmI gene encoding 16S rRNA (cytidine(1402)-2'-O)-methyltransferase, coding for MTVQDSSPIANLPIMGEAAHQTYPSATLYVVATPIGNVTDISLRALHILSLADAVACEDTRNTAQLMNRFGISKPLLAAHMHNEREAAQMLIARLQAGERIALVSDAGTPAVSDPGARIVDAVRAAGLNVVPLPGASAAVTALSASGLVNDEFHFVGFLPSKAKQRESVLQSLAAAKPILVFYEAPHRILECAAALKEAFGPERQVVFARELTKLFEEIHRCPLADADAWLRADAHREKGEYVVLVDGAPAADEEDDAEAERVLSILLAELPVKQAAALAAQITGRKKNALYDRALQLKNA